In a genomic window of Zingiber officinale cultivar Zhangliang chromosome 9B, Zo_v1.1, whole genome shotgun sequence:
- the LOC122022935 gene encoding uncharacterized protein LOC122022935 — protein sequence MAERRNSAGQIVRPRVDQGGPNMLQQGHAGEPGEAREVENRGNAAIRDIGMISWGPTDGDSGRARKSHERRLEILTVGCSREQAVIGNSRVARVFVDTGSSVNILFRSAFEEMQIDASEFQPVATSLYGFTAKTNNKWRVCIDFKDLNRASPKDCYPLPRIDQLVDSTAGCERICMLDAYQGYHQIPLAVEDQEKVSFITTDGTFCYTVMPFGLRNAGATYQRMMDKIFREQAGCNVEVYGDDILIKSPLVANLIDDVEETCGTLRQYGLKLNPFKYLFGAKGGKFLGYLVTERGIEANPEKWDEECTRAFKELKKYLETLPSLFKPVTREPLWVYLFVTPEVVGAGVESRYTTLEKLVYGLVLMARCLRPYFLAHPIMVLTNSTMDKALTNMEVAGRRIKWMTELGEYNITYQPCTAIKAQALADFLTELAVRLNFRATNNEAEYEALLARLQAARHVGASRVIIYSDSQLVTQQVTGNFEINSDKLQVYREAYEKMKEEFKEVTVIKIPRAENGRADELAKMASSLTTWVLDKSIAQTFLIIQIDLQNNRDEIIDQRAPMISYLQ from the exons ATGGCGGAGAGACGCAACTCGGCGGGACAAATAGTGAGACCCCGAGTAGATCAGGGAGGACCTAACATGCTGCAGCAAGGGCACGCTGGGGAGCCAGGAGAAGCTCGTGAGGTCGAGAACAGGGGCAACGCGGCCATCCGAGACATTGGCATGATCTCTTGGGGACCCACCGATGGAGATTCAGGTAGGGCACGTAAATCCCATGAGCGCCGGTTGGAGATCCTTACTGTGGGATGCAGCCGGGAGCAG GCTGTCATAGGCAATAGTCGGGTGGCTCGAGTCTTCGTTGACACTGGGAGCTCTGTCAACATATTGTTCAGGTCTGCTTTTGAAGAGATGCAGATAGACGCCAGTGAGTTCCAGCCGGTAGCCACTTCTTTATATGGTTTTACTG CAAAgaccaacaataagtggagagtctgcatagaCTTCAAGGATCTCAATCGTGCCAGCCCTAAAGATTGTTATCCCCTACCCAGAATTGATCAGTTAGTAGATTCAACTGCCGGTTGTGAAAGAATATGCATGCTAGATGCTTATCAGGGGTACCATCAAATCCCCCTGGCcgtggaagatcaagagaaggttagttttatcACGACAGATGGTACTTTCTGCTACACTGTCATGCCTTTCGGGCTCAGGAATGCTGGGGCTACgtatcaaaggatgatggacaagatcttccgAGAGCAGGCCGGGTGCAATGTGGAAGTCTATGGAGACGACATACTCATCAAATCTCCCCTAGTCGCAAATCTGATAGATGATGTGGAGGAGACTTGTGGCACCCTGCGACAATATGGGTTGAAATTAAATCCCTTCAAATATTTATTTGGGGCCAAAGGAGGAAAGTTCTTGGGGTATCTCGTCACTGAGCGGGGGATTGAAGCCAACCCCGAAAAG tgggacgaggagtgcacGCGGGCTTTTAAAGAGTTGAAGAAGTATTTGGAGACCTTGCCTTCTTTATTCAAGCCTGTCACCAGAGAACCGCTCTGGGTCTACCTATTTGTTACCCCTGAGGTCGTGGGGGCG GGAGTTGAGTCTCGATACACAACTCTGGAAAAGTTGGTCTATGGATTAGTGCTTATGGCTCGGTGTCTAAGACCATATTTTCTAGCACATCCCATCATGGTCCTGACTAACAGCACTATGGATAAAGCTCTTACCAACATGGAAGTTGCTGGCCGGCGTATCAAGTGGATGACCGAATTGGGAGAGTACAATATCACCTATCAACCTTGCACAGCTATTAAGGCACAAGCCTTAGCTGATTTCTTGACCGAG CTAGCTGTACGATTAAATTTCAGAGCTactaataatgaggcagaatatgaggctTTATTAGCAAGgctgcaggcagcccggcatgtgggagcttcCCGAGTTATCATTTATTCAGACTCCCAATTAGTAACTCAGCAAGTAACCGGCAACTTTGAGATCAACAGCGACAAGCTGCAAGTATATCGGGAggcttatgagaagatgaaagaagAATTCAAGGAGGTCACGGTGATCAAGATTCCTAGAGCAGAGAATGGTCGAGCTGACGAGTTAGCCAAAATGGCCAGTTCTCTGACAACATGGGTACTGGACAAATCAATAGCACAGACCTTTCTCATAATCCAGATAGATTTACAGAATAACAGGGATGAGATTATTGATCAGAGAGCACCGATGATTAGCTATCTTCAATAA